The Lycium ferocissimum isolate CSIRO_LF1 chromosome 1, AGI_CSIRO_Lferr_CH_V1, whole genome shotgun sequence genome includes a region encoding these proteins:
- the LOC132052726 gene encoding UDP-glycosyltransferase 75C1-like, with the protein MENLKNEKSHVLIAIFPGQGHINPSLQLSKQLIKLGVEVTLSSSLSAFNKIKKLPNIQGLRFAPFSDGYDGKFKGSFDEYHLLYSSIMSHGSEFILNLIKSNSKNGPPFSHVIYTPIMDWAGSVAKKFNIPSTLFWIQPATVFDIYYYRFTDYSDYFKNCDSQDKIIELPGLPPLSPIDFPSFVFDDVECNNWAVESIKKQIQILNSEENPRILVNTFDDLEFDALRILKNVTMVAIGPTIPSNFLDDEKNLCDNSFGADMIEISSKNYMEWLDLRPNESVIYIAFGSYTEISSQLMEEIGQGLLECGRPFLWVIREGQNGEKPEEKLSCKDALEKKGKIVRWCSQVKVLKHPSIGCFLTHCGWNSTLESIASGVPVVACPIWNDQICNAKLVQDVWKNGVRVNVGEGSIAQRNEFERCIEIAMGGSKEGEELRKNAKKWRDLAKAAMKENGSSNVNLKAYVNEFLLGRHC; encoded by the coding sequence atggaaaatttgaagaatgaaaaatccCATGTTCTTATTGCAATATTCCCAGGCCAAGGTCACATTAATCCatctcttcaactttccaaacaATTAATCAAATTAGGTGTTGAAGTCACTTTATCCTCTAGCCTATCAGCtttcaataaaattaaaaaactcCCAAATATTCAAGGACTAAGGTTTGCTCCTTTCTCTGATGGCTATGATGGCAAATTCAAAGGTTCATTTGATGAGTACCATTTGTTATATTCTTCAATAATGTCTCATGGGtcagaatttattttaaatttaatcaaatcaaattcaaaaaatggTCCCCCTTTTTCACATGTTATTTACACTCCGATTATGGATTGGGCTGGTTCAGTagcaaaaaaatttaatatccCATCGACATTATTTTGGATTCAACCAGCCACAGTTTTTGATATTTACTACTATAGATTTACTGATTATTCTGATTATTTCAAGAATTGTGATTCTCAGGATAAAATCATAGAGTTACCAGGATTGCCACCACTTAGTCCCAttgattttccttcttttgtgtTTGATGATGTGGAGTGTAACAATTGGGCTGTTGAGTCTATTAAAAAGCAAATTCAGATATTGAATAGTGAAGAAAATCCAAGAATTCTTGTTAATACTTTTGATGATTTGGAATTTGATGCTTTGAGGATTTTGAAAAATGTGACTATGGTGGCAATTGGCCCTACAATTCCTTCAAATTTTCTTGATGATGAGAAGAATCTTTGTGATAATTCATTTGGAGCTGATATGATTGAGATTAGTTCAAAAAATTACATGGAGTGGCTGGATTTAAGGCCAAATGAATCAGTTATTTACATAGCATTTGGTAGCTATACTGAGATATCAAGTCAACTGATGGAGGAGATTGGTCAAGGATTGTTGGAATGTGGGAGGCCATTTTTGTGGGTGATTAGGGAAGGACAAAACGGGGAAAAACCGGAGGAAAAGTTGAGTTGCAAAGACGCATTGGAAAAGAAGGGGAAAATAGTACGTTGGTGCTCGCAAGTAAAAGTCCTGAAACACCCTTCTATAGGTTGTTTCCTGACTCACTGCGGGTGGAACTCAACTCTAGAGAGCATAGCTTCTGGCGTGCCTGTCGTGGCGTGTCCCATTTGGAATGATCAAATTTGTAATGCGAAGCTCGTTCAAGATGTGTGGAAGAATGGCGTCAGAGTGAATGTTGGTGAAGGAAGTATCGCTCAAAGAAATGAGTTCGAGAGGTGTATAGAGATCGCGATGGGAGGTAGCAAGGAAGGGGAGGAATTGAGAAAGAATGCCAAGAAATGGAGGGATTTGGCTAAGGCAGCTATGAAGGAAAATGGTTCATCAAATGTGAATCTCAAAGCTTATGTTAATGAGTTTTTACTTGGTCGTCATTGTTAA
- the LOC132060813 gene encoding LOW QUALITY PROTEIN: ferrochelatase-1, chloroplastic-like (The sequence of the model RefSeq protein was modified relative to this genomic sequence to represent the inferred CDS: deleted 1 base in 1 codon; substituted 1 base at 1 genomic stop codon) encodes MGLSFLCLVNIVNFGRRLRLFGVAQTRLNPACYSSHGARKTNNDEQTSTVLSSDPTFKKISVLGGLSLHRPVHKRDIVGKTFCSVGLYTYPGSTVESSSQTTQEKNGVLLLNLGGPDTVHDVQPFLFNLFADPDIIRLPRLFRFLQRPLAQLISVLRAPKSKEGYAAIGGGSPLQKITDEQANALKMALETKEVPANVYVAMRYWYPFTEEAAHQIKRDGITKLVVLPLYPQYLISTTGSSVRALQNIFKXLLFSFSIWDDSYLSRLPVAVIESWYQRQGYIKSMADLIEKELYSFSKPEEVMVFFSAHGVPGSYVEDAGQGDPYRDQMEECIFLIMKELKARGINNDHTLAYHSRVGPVQWLKPYTDEVLVELGQKGVKSLLAVPVSFVSEHIETLEEIDMEYKELALELGIENWGRVPALNCTSSFMTDLADAVIEALPSTMAMSAPTGTEVDNDPMQYFIKMLFGSLLAFVFLFSPRMVSAFKKNILQGGQKILIRNNTEINKQQFTSYVLTTKYTRYHFC; translated from the exons ATGGGGTTGTCTTTTTTATGTCTGGTTAACATTGTCAATTTTGGTAGGAGATTGAGGTTATTTG GTGTTGCTCAGACAAGGTTAAATCCTGCTTGCTATTCCTCACATGGTGCGCGAAAAACAAATAATGATGAGCAAACGAGTACAGTTTTATCTTCTGATCCCACTTTTAAGAAAATCAGTGTACTTGGGGGATTGTCTTTACATCGTCCAGTGCACAAGAGAGACATAGTCGGCAAAACGTTTTGCTCTGTTGGATTGTATACATATCCAGGGAGCACTGTTGAATCTTCTTCACAGACaactcaagaaaaaaatggagtGCTACTTTTGAATCTTGGAGGACCAGACACAGTTCATGATGTCCAGCCTTTTTTATTCAACTTATTTGCCGACCCT GATATTATACGTCTGCCCAGATTGTTCCGCTTTCTCCAGCGCCCATTGGCACAACTCATTTCTGTCCTCCGAGCTCCGAAAAGTAAGGAAGGGTATGCTGCAATTGGAGGCGGTTCCCCTTTACAAAAAATAACAGATGAGCAG GCTAATGCGTTAAAAATGGCactagaaacaaaggaagttcCAGCAAACGTCTATGTTGCGATGAGGTACTGGTACCCGTTCACTGAGGAAGCTGCTCACCAG ATAAAAAGAGATGGGATCACAAAGCTTGTAGTACTGCCTTTGTATCCTCAATACTTGATCTCTACAACTGGTTCAAGCGTCCGTGCCCTTCAGAATATTTTCAAAtaacttcttttttccttttcaatttg GGACGACTCTTATCTGTCCAGACTGCCAGTTGCTGTCATTGAATCCTGGTACCAACGACAAGGTTACATCAAGTCCATGGCAGACTTGATTGAGAAGGAATTATATAGTTTCTCTAAGCCTGAGGAG GTCATGGTTTTCTTTAGTGCACATGGAGTGCCAGGTAGTTATGTTGAAGATGCTGGTCAG GGTGATCCATATAGAGATCAGATGGAAGAGTGCATTTTCTTGATAATGAAAGAGCTCAAAGCTAGAGGAATCAACAATGATCATACCTTGGCTTACCAC AGCCGAGTTGGACCTGTACAATGGTTGAAACCATACACTGATGaagttcttgttgagcttggacaGAAAGGTGTAAAATCTCTGTTGGCTGTTCCAGTAAG CTTTGTGAGCGAGCATATAGAGACTCTTGAAGAGATTGATATGGAATACAAGGAATTAGCACTTGAATTGGGGATTGAAAATTGGGGTCGTGTTCCTGCTCTGAATTGCACCTCCTCTTTCATGACTGATCTGGCAGATGCAGTTATTGAAGCATTGCCTTCGACAATGGCGATGTCTGCGCCCACTGGTACAGAGGTTGACAATGATCCGATgcaatattttataaaaatgcTTTTCGGATCATTATTAGCATTTGTTTTTCTGTTTTCACCAAGGATGGTATCGGCTTTTAAAAAGAACATCCTTCAGGGAGGACAAAAGATCCTTATCAGAAATAATACAGAGATCAACAAGCAACAGTTTACAAGTTATGTTCTTACTACTAAATATACTAGGTATCACTTTTGTTAG
- the LOC132052816 gene encoding UDP-glycosyltransferase 75C1-like has translation MYIKTTRKFYLNKHQRIMENLTNDCHVLLVTFPGQGHINPSLQFAKRLVNLGVKVTFSTSLSAFNRISKLPNIEGLSFAPFSDGYDGKFKGSMNEFDSFYSSLMSHGSEFVTQIIKSRVAGSSRHIYTTIMAWVGIVAKSINVPSTFFWIQPATVLDIYYYCFTDYADYFKNCSQDQVVELPGLPRLSPRDFPSLVLSDVNSAYGWVVKSIIDQVELLNSEENPRVLVNTFDDLEHDALRALKNLTMVGIGPSIPSAFLDENDPFDKAFGADLIRSSEDYMEWLDKRTKDSVIYIAFGSYSEISSQLMEEIGQGLVKCGRPFLWVIREGQNGENPEENFTCKEELEKHGKIVRWCSQVEVLQHLSLGCFLTHCGWNSTLESLCSGVPVVACPLWTDQGCNAKLVQDVWKTGVRVNANEDGIVERDEFKRCIEIVMEDGEKREELKKNAKKWKDLAKEAMKENGSSNVNLRAYVNEILLNHC, from the exons ATGTACATAAAAACTACCAGAAAATTCTATCTTAATAAACACCAAAGAATTATGGAAAACTTGACGAATGATTGCCATGTTCTTCTTGTAACATTTCCAGGTCAAGGTCATATTAATCCATCTCTTCAATTTGCCAAAAGATTAGTTAACTTAGGAGTTAAAGTCACTTTTTCCACTAGCCTATCAGCATTTAATCGAATCTCCAAGCTTCCAAATATAGAAGGATTAAGCTTTGCTCCTTTTTCTGATGGCTATGATGGAAAATTTAAAGGATCGATGAATGAGTTCGATTCATTCTATTCTTCCCTGATGAGTCACGGGTCGGAATTCGTGACTCAAATCATAAAATCCAGGGTGGCCGGCTCGTCTCGCC ATATCTACACGACCATTATGGCATGGGTCGGTATAGTGGCCAAGAGCATTAATGTCCCCTCAACATTTTTTTGGATCCAACCGGCCACGGTCTTGGACATTTACTATTATTGCTTCACTGACTATGCTGATTATTTCAAGAATTGTTCTCAGGATCAAGTAGTCGAGCTTCCGGGATTGCCTCGGCTAAGTCCTCGCGATTTTCCCTCATTAGTGCTCAGCGATGTGAATTCTGCCTATGGTTGGGTAGTTAAATCTATCATAGACCAAGTTGAGTTATTGAACAGTGAAGAAAATCCAAGAGTACTTGTGAATACTTTTGATGATTTGGAACATGATGCTTTGAGGGCTTTGAAGAATTTAACTATGGTTGGAATTGGCCCTTCAATTCCTTCAGcttttcttgatgaaaatgatccttTTGATAAGGCATTTGGAGCTGATTTGATACGAAGTTCGGAAGATTACATGGAGTGGTTGGACAAAAGGACTAAAGATTCAGTTATTTACATAGCATTTGGTAGTTACTCTGAAATATCAAGTCAATTGATGGAGGAGATAGGTCAAGGATTAGTAAAATGTGGAAGACCATTTTTGTGGGTGATTAGAGAAGGGCAAAATGGGGAAAATCCAGAGGAAAATTTTACTTGTAAAGAGGAATTAGAAAAACATGGGAAAATTGTGCGTTGGTGTTCACAAGTGGAAGTGTTACAGCACCTTTCTTTAGGCTGTTTCTTGACTCATTGTGGATGGAATTCGACTTTGGAGAGCCTGTGTTCTGGAGTGCCGGTTGTGGCGTGTCCGCTCTGGACCGATCAAGGTTGCAATGCTAAGCTCGTTCAAGATGTTTGGAAGACTGGGGTCAGAGTGAATGCCAATGAAGACGGTATCGTGGAACGAGATGAGTTCAAGAGGTGTATAGAGATCGTGATGGAAGATGGAGAGAAAAGGGAGGAGCTTAAGAAGAATGCCAAGAAATGGAAGGATTTGGCTAAGGAAGCTATGAAGGAAAATGGTTCATCAAATGTAAATCTCAGAGCTTATGTTAATGAGATTTTACTCAATcattgttaa